GATACCCTCTCCATGTTCCCCTACCTCCTCTGAGATACCCTCTCCATGTTCCCCTAGCGTCACCGAGATACCCTCTCCATGTTCCCCTAGCTTCTCCGAGATACCCTCTCCATGTTCCCCTACCTCCTCTGAGATACCCTCTCCATGTTCCCCTAGCTTCTCCAAGATACCCTCTCCATGTTCCCCTAGCTTCTCCGAGATACCCTCTCCATGTTCCCCTAGCTTCTCCGAGATACCCTCTCCATGTTCCCCTAGCTTCTCCGAGATAACCTCTCCATGTTCCCCTAGCTTCTCCGAGATACCCTCTCCATGTTCCCCTAGCTTCTCCGAGATACCCTCTCCATGTTCCCCTAGCTTCTCCGAGATACCCTCTCCATGTTCCCCTAGCTTCTCCGAGATACCCTCTCCATGTTCCCCTAGCTTCTCCGAGATACCCTCTCCATGTTCCCCTACCTTCTCCAAGATACCCTCTCCACCTTCACCTAGCTTCTCCGAGATACCCTCTCCACCTTCCCCTAGCTTTTCCGAGATACCCTCTCAACCTTCCCCTAGCTTCTCCGAGATACCCTCTCTACCTTCCTCTAGCTTCACCGAGATACCCTCTCCACCTTCCCCTAGCTTCTCCGAGATACCCTCTCTACCTTCCCCTAGCTTCTCCGAGATACCCTCTCTACCTTCCCCTAGCTTCTCCGAGATACCCTCTCTACCTTCCCCTAGCTTCTCCGAGATACCCTCTCTACCTTCCCCGAGCTTCTCCGAGATACCCTCCCAACCTTTCCCTCTTGCTACTAGTATAAGTATTAAAATGCACCACAATGCACTGAGAATGATGTAAATATGAAAACCATTTAACATCTCTACAAATATTTCCGATCGCAGacacattgttttgtttgtctacATGTAATGAAAATTAATGAAATGATTGATCTGATGATGTATATGTAATTtcactcatttaaaaaaatattttttacaaatatttacttgttttgtttttggttttcaTATAAGTAACTCAATTTTACAGTTTCATTTCCATGCATTCTGGCATCGTAAGGATGTCTGCTCTTCTCAACGGTATATCCCCCCTCCTGCTTGTACCAGTCCTCCGAACATCCTGTCCCTAAACATCACCTGGTCATGTGTAGAAAAAGATGAGAATTGTTGCTCTGGGTTGATGGTCCTGTATGTGAAGTAAAATTCGTCTTGCAGGGGACATAAATGGGACTATGGCACGAAATGGAGAGGTTATCGTTCTAACGATCTTTATGTTCTAATTATAGGACAGGTTGACGGTTATTAAAAATGTCTATATTAAACgtttataattaaatacataTGTTTATCAGTATATGCATAAAGCAGCAATTTAATGTAAGTATAACTGTACCAATGGGCAAGTACTTAAAGTGTGTCGtgtagtacatatatatatatctttccaCTAAGTGTTCACTATTTTCTCTCTTACTCccttattctttctttctttctctcccccctctctctctttctctctccccctctctctttctatctctttctctcactcctTGCAGAGTGGTTTAAAAAGATGTGAAAActacacataaaaaaaagtcctcCAAAAAGGTTTTGACGTTTCGATTGTTCAAAAGCTTCATCCTATGAGGTGTCTCTATAAGCTGCTAAGCTTCCATATTGAAGTCTTCATGTGTGCAGAAATGggatgcagaaaaaaaaaattaccaaaaaaCAAGGAACATGGAATTTTTCACTTGTGTGGGATATTTTATGACCATGAATCCTTCACGTTATCTAAGAGGTTCTCTGGGTCTTTTCTTTACACTTATATTcatatttaaaattcattttggaaattgagtttgtgtttttaataaaaaattaggaAAATGCAGAAAAAGTAATAAGGCCAATACAGTCGaaactttaatttaaacaaagcaATAAAGTTAAAGTATGATTATGTGATACAAATTATTTTAGTAGCAACCCATTAAAGGTAAAAGCTTCTGTTAGTTTTGtttggtctgtccgtccgtccatccgttACGTTGAAATAGCCAAAACTagaaatgatattaaaaaatcagatatcgatattttatattttgcaaaGATGTaatgcaacgactactttttatcttctgaaaatgaaacgttttttttttttttttaaattaattaatcagttgctgtttttttttccctatacaAATAcacaacatttttaattaactatttcaggggaggtaagtctTTAAACATGCATGTCATAGGTTTTATCATTGATAACTAAATCTATAACATTGTTAAGAAACTATTCCTATTgaataaaagaaagaagatAGAAATGAAATGTACACTATTACTTTAAACTCTGACatgacatgcttttagatatattaatataattcaGTGCGTTTCTATTGAATCTTGGGTAGAGGAGTAGCAATGGGCTTCCATTTACTAAACTCCGGCACTGACATGTCATACTGTATCGTTCCTTGAAGATTTGCTAGCGAAGGAGCTTCAAAAattctgaatatttttttttcttttctatgaaaaaaaattccattcaTTTATGCATTTCGACTGAGACTATGGCATCATTTCCGCAAACAATGTCAGCATCCGAAACACTGAAGGAACTAGGTTAAATCGTATTTGAAAATATAGTACAGATTTGTTCCCATCCACCAATGGATATctattatcatttatttttagctcTATGCTTGACCTTTATA
The DNA window shown above is from Biomphalaria glabrata chromosome 5, xgBioGlab47.1, whole genome shotgun sequence and carries:
- the LOC129926335 gene encoding filaggrin-2-like, which encodes MLNGFHIYIILSALWCILILILVARGKGWEGISEKLGEGREGISEKLGEGREGISEKLGEGREGISEKLGEGREGISEKLGEGGEGEGGEGISEKLGEGGEGILEKVGEHGEGISEKLGEHGEGISEKLGEHGEGISEKLGEHGEGISEKLGEHGEGISEKLGEHGEVISEKLGEHGEGISEKLGEHGEGISEKLGEHGEGILEKLGEHGEGISEEVGEHGEGISEKLGEHGEGISVTLGEHGEGISEEVGEHGEGISEEVGEHGEGISE